The following are encoded in a window of Cucurbita pepo subsp. pepo cultivar mu-cu-16 chromosome LG12, ASM280686v2, whole genome shotgun sequence genomic DNA:
- the LOC111807041 gene encoding glutaredoxin-C3-like yields MMHYQAERSWDYYMPATAARDPVDRVVRLAAGSAVVIFSVSSCCMCHALKRLLCGMGVSSTVYELDHDPRGKEIERALMRLVGAASPPVPVVFIGGKLVGSMDRVMASHINGSLVPLLKEAGALWL; encoded by the coding sequence ATGATGCATTACCAGGCAGAGCGCTCATGGGACTACTACATGCCGGCGACGGCAGCGAGAGACCCAGTGGACCGGGTGGTCCGGCTGGCGGCGGGGAGCGCAGTGGTGATATTCAGCGTGAGCAGCTGCTGCATGTGCCACGCCCTGAAGCGGCTGCTGTGCGGAATGGGAGTGAGCTCAACGGTGTACGAGCTGGACCACGACCCcagaggaaaagaaattgaaagggCTTTGATGAGGCTCGTCGGAGCCGCCTCGCCGCCGGTGCCCGTCGTCTTTATTGGCGGGAAGCTGGTGGGGTCCATGGACAGGGTTATGGCTTCTCATATCAATGGCAGTTTGGTCCCTCTTCTCAAGGAAGCTGGGGCCTTGTGGCTTTAG